A DNA window from Paenibacillus sp. HWE-109 contains the following coding sequences:
- the ssuE gene encoding NADPH-dependent FMN reductase: MAKVVIISGSPTPTSRIHGVIEVAKSALLEAGLEVEWIKVRDIPAEDLLYAKFDSEAIVNANALVAVADAVFVATPVYKASYTGVLKAFLDLLPQKGLARKIVLPLAVGGTVSHLLAIDYALKPVLSALGAQNILQGVFVLDKQVTWGEQGQAILDEEISTRLEASVSEFIQEIKWHTSR; the protein is encoded by the coding sequence ATGGCTAAAGTAGTTATTATTTCTGGAAGTCCAACCCCTACATCCCGTATTCATGGTGTTATTGAAGTAGCCAAAAGTGCTCTATTGGAAGCAGGTTTAGAAGTTGAATGGATTAAAGTGCGCGATATTCCAGCAGAGGATCTGTTATACGCGAAGTTCGATAGCGAAGCCATCGTGAATGCGAATGCGCTTGTTGCCGTTGCTGATGCGGTTTTCGTAGCTACGCCGGTCTACAAAGCTTCTTACACAGGCGTGTTAAAAGCATTTCTTGATCTGCTCCCGCAAAAAGGGCTCGCGCGCAAGATTGTGCTTCCGCTTGCAGTTGGCGGAACTGTTTCGCATTTGCTTGCGATTGATTATGCTTTGAAACCAGTGCTGTCCGCACTTGGTGCACAGAACATTCTGCAAGGTGTTTTCGTTCTTGATAAGCAAGTAACATGGGGCGAGCAAGGGCAAGCGATTCTGGATGAGGAAATTTCTACGCGATTAGAGGCTTCCGTAAGTGAGTTTATTCAAGAAATTAAATGGCATACAAGTCGTTAA
- a CDS encoding 5'-3' exonuclease yields the protein MEEIKLQPPNKVLLVDGMALLFRAFYASSYSGYIRKTSTGLPTNAVYGFIQYFFDAINNFNPTHVICCWDMGSRTFRTESYSEYKQNRLETPNELLPQFDIVKDVVAEMGVPNIGIIGFEADDCIGTLASSLQQQGEVLILTGDHDMLQLISEKINVVIMNKGRSNYTVYNLETLYTVKGLTPLQVIDLKAFMGDTSDNYPGVKGIGEKTALKLLNEFGSVEGCLECLEMLPASIKKKIEANLDMLHLSRDLATIRLNVPIECNLYESVWNPQHAAVLKKFEDLEMGSLVKSLGEVVNG from the coding sequence ATGGAGGAAATTAAATTGCAACCCCCCAATAAAGTACTTCTAGTAGATGGAATGGCTCTTCTGTTTAGGGCATTTTATGCGTCTTCTTATTCCGGTTACATACGCAAGACTAGCACCGGGCTACCTACCAATGCAGTTTACGGATTTATTCAATATTTTTTTGATGCTATCAATAATTTTAACCCGACGCACGTCATTTGTTGTTGGGATATGGGAAGCAGAACTTTTCGTACTGAGAGCTATAGCGAATATAAACAAAACCGTTTGGAAACACCAAATGAACTTTTACCGCAATTTGACATAGTTAAAGATGTAGTAGCCGAAATGGGTGTTCCGAATATCGGTATCATCGGGTTTGAGGCAGATGATTGTATTGGTACTTTAGCCAGTAGTCTTCAGCAGCAGGGTGAAGTGCTTATTTTAACTGGAGATCATGACATGCTCCAACTTATTTCAGAGAAGATAAATGTTGTAATCATGAATAAGGGAAGATCTAATTACACGGTATATAATCTAGAAACACTCTATACTGTTAAGGGATTGACGCCGTTACAGGTCATAGATCTTAAGGCGTTTATGGGGGATACAAGTGACAATTACCCGGGTGTTAAAGGGATAGGTGAGAAGACAGCCCTTAAGCTGTTAAATGAGTTTGGATCGGTAGAAGGCTGCCTTGAATGTCTTGAAATGCTCCCTGCAAGTATCAAAAAGAAAATTGAGGCAAACTTAGATATGTTGCATCTTTCAAGAGATTTGGCAACAATTCGACTTAACGTGCCTATTGAATGTAATCTATATGAAAGTGTTTGGAACCCCCAACATGCGGCCGTTCTCAAGAAATTTGAAGACCTAGAAATGGGGAGTCTTGTAAAATCGCTTGGTGAAGTAGTGAATGGTTGA